GAAAGAATTGCGGGAACTCAGACTGGCTCAGGATAAGAAATGGGAAGAGAGCCAAAAAAAATGGGAGAAAAGTCAGAAAGAATTCAAGGAGTTAAAGCTGACCCAGGATAAAAAATGGGAAGAAAATCAGAAGAAATGGGAGGAAAATCTGAAAGAATTGCGGGAAATGGTTAAATCCATATCTAAATTGTCTCAAAGGTTTGATTCCAGCATCGGAGCTCTGGGCGCCAGGTGGGGTCTGCACAGCGAAGCCTCGTTCCGCAACGGGCTTAAGGCGATTCTAACCGAGTCATTCAGTGTCAGGGTTGAACGTTACGAAGACTATGACATGGAAGGTATGGTTTTTGGCCGGCCTGAACAGATCGAACTTGATGTGGTCATTTACAATGGGGATATTATTATTTGCGAAATCAAGTCTTCCATTAGCAAGTCTGAAATGCATGTTTTTTATCGAAAAAAAGAATATTATGAGAAGAAGCATGACCTCAAAGTTAACCGGACTATGGTCATATCCCCCATGATTGACCCCCTGGCTTTAAAGGTGGCCGAGCGACTGGGCATAGAGACATATTCATATGCTGACAAAGTTAATCTGTAGATTACATATGCGATTGTAGTTCTTACAAGTAACTAAAACCAAATTGGCAATAAATTCAAAGCATTATGGTTTTACCATACAGATTGCTTCGGTCGCTTAGGCTCCCTCGTGGGTGACAGGTTTTCAGCAACCACATCCCTGACAGCTCAGGTGTCATTGCGAGCGAGTCTTCGAGCGCGGCAATCTCGAACGCGTTAAGGCTGATTTTTTGGTTACTCAAAGGTTCGGTCCCGGGCCGCCCGGGGGAGGAGCTTCTAAGTAACTGGAATCGTTTTGCTAATAAAATCAGCCGGTTACAATTTTCATATTTTTACGTTTTTTGCTTATTATTGATGCACATTTGCCTGAAAAGTTCCGTCAAAGATGAGAGCTTTACGCCTGGCATCGGGACTGTCCCTCGCTGTGTAGATTTTTTCATCAAAGCAAATTTCTTTCACTAACCAATGCAGCATCAGTCTTGTTTGTAGCACCTCGCGGGGACTGTCCCAATTTTCAGAAAAGTGACAGACTCGTAAAGTTACTCGCAAGTTCGGTCCCGAGCCGCCCAAGTGAGGAGCTTGTAATGAATTAACTGAGGATTTTTTTTATATCCAGGAGGGATGATTTTATTTCATCCAGAGTATCGGCAAACCTGCTCTGCTCTTCGAGGCGCATGCGAGCGCCGTCAATGGTCAGCTTATCCTTATACAGAAGTTTTTTGATCTTTTTTAGAAGTTTGATATGTTCGCAGGTATAATAACGCTGGCCCTTAGCTGTTCTATTGGGACGCAACTGTTCAAACTCAGTTTCCCAAAAGCGCAGTACATAAGCTTCCAGCCCCAGCATTTCAGCAACCTGACCTATTTTATACTTACCTTCTTCCCTGCTCATGGAAAAAGAATAAACATATGCAGCAAATTGGTAAAGTATTAGTTGATCGGTTTCAATTCGGGCCCCATATCTGTTCAGCTTTAGAGGAAAGCAGTGGATAGATACTCAGCACCCATTTGAGAAAATTTCGTGAACAAAATGACTCATTTTGTTAGACACAGGGGCCCCGGAAAAACCAATCCCCCTCCGGGCTGTATGTCTCCGGGCAGGAAGCTGGCCACATCCAAGGCGCTGATGAGTACAGGACCCCATGGATTGGGATAAATCTCACGGGGTCCGGCAATATATAATATCAGGCAAATCTGAGGGGGAGTTTACTGGTCAGATCTTGGGCAATTTTCTGATGCACCTTTTCGACTTCTTTGTCTTTTAAGGTCTTGTCGGGATGCCGATAAGTCATGCGATAGGTCATATTTTTTTCAGCAGAATTTTCCGGATAGTAAACATCAGTTAGAGTTGCTTCTTCCAGGATGTTTGCCCCACTGCCAAGAACAACATCCATAATCTGATCGTGCTTGATGTCCATGGGTGCTATAATGGTCATATCTCGGCGGACCACCGGAAAACGAGGCAGAGATACAAAACTGATTTCCTGATCAAGAAAGATTTTTTGAAGCTCATCAAGGTCAATATCGGCAAACCAGATATCTTTTCTGGCTTTGTATATCCTGGCTATGTCAGGCTTTACCCTGCCAAGAAAACCAAGCTCAACATCATTACAGATGAATCTGACTGCTGGAGACAAATAACTATGGTTGAACTCCTGAATAAAATTAACAGGCAACCTGACGAATACTTTAGTTAAATTTTCAAGCAAACCCTTGATATCAGCATAGTCAAAATCATCCTCAATATGAGGCCATTGCCCTGAGTGGCGTGCGCCATATAGAAGAACAGCAAGCCGGTTAATTTCTTTGACTCCGGTTTCAGACTGATTATGAGAAAAAAATGCTCTGGCAACTTCAAAGACTTTTAAACGATTGTTGTCATGCCCCAGATTGTGGCGCAAAGATTGTAATAATCCGGGTAACAGGTCTGTCCTCAGCACATTCTGGTCTTCGCTTAAAGGATTAAACACATCTACCCTGTAAGTTTCTTCCCCACCAATGGCATCAAGGTCAGAGCGACCTACAAAGCTGTAATTGACGACTTCGTTAAGCCCGAGACCTCTGGCCCAATCCTTGATCCTGACGATAAAATCAAAACTCAGGTCCAGCGGCTGCTGGCCAAGAGATTTTTTTATACGCGGGAGATGCTCAGGGATACGGTCTAAACCGTATATCCTGCCAACTTCTTCTATCAGATCCACTTCCCGCTCAAGATCCGGTCTGTAGCTTGGAGCAGTAACTTTAAATTCATTATCGCCATCTGAAAGTACACATCCAAGTCCGGAAAGAGTTTTTCGACAATAATCTGCATCTACATCAATGGCCAGTAAAGACCCAACTTTGGAAGGACGAAAGTTGACTGAAACAGATTGAAATGGTCTGGGCTCAGCCTGAGATACTCCCCCTGCCACAGTCCCACCGGACATTGAGCTGATAAGCTCAGCAGCTCTGTCAATGGCAAACCTTGATCCAGGATGATCAACTCCACGTTCAAACCGAAAGGATGCTTCGCTGCTCAGACCAAGTCTTCTTGCAGTTTTTCGAATACTTAAAGGATCAAACACTGCACACTCAAGGAGTACATTCCGGCTATCCTTGTGTATCTCTGTCTCTGCCCCGCCCATTACACCGGCCAGAGCAACCGGCCTTTCAGCATCCCAGATCAGAAGATCATCTTTTGCAAGAGTCCTTTGCTGTCCATCAAGAGTTGTAAACTTCATTCCATCAGTTGCCCTGTCAACTCTAACAAGTTCACCTTTCATCAGGTCATTGTCAAAAGAATGAAGTGGTTGTCCCAGTTCCATCAAAATGTAGTTGGTGACATCAACAATATTATTAATGGGGCGAACCCCGACAGCCATAAGCCTGTATCGAACAGCCGCAGGACTTGGCTTGACCTCACACTCAGAAATTATCCTTGCCTGATAAAGTGGACATCCATATGAATCATCAATAACCACCCTGACCATGGAGTTGCAGTTCAGAGAATGATTTTCCTGCAGGTTCAACCAGGGAATGGTAAGGGGTAAATCAAAAATTGCTGCTGTTTCTCTTGCAAGACCCAGAACACTTAGACAGTCTGATCGATTGGGTGTGATGCCAATATCCAGTACGTACTCTTCAAGGTTCAAGGCCTGAATCAGACCCGTTCCAGGCTTAAGCCCTTCATCAAGGACCATTATACCGGAAGAATCCGAGCCCAGCTCAAGCTCTATTTCAGAACAGATCATCCCCTTAGAGACCTGCCCGCGAATTTTGGCCTTTTTTATTAGCATTTCGTTCGGCATAACCGTACCCACAGGGGCAACAGCTACTTTCTGCCCGGAAGCAACATTGGGAGCACCGCATACTATGGGCAACAGCTCACCTGTACCAATATCCACCTGGCAAAGAGAAAGTTTGTCTGCATCTGGATGGGCTTTTTTCTCTACCACATGCCCCACAACCAACCCTGAAAGGTATGCAAAAGGTTTTTGGATTTCCTCAACTTCCAGACCCACCATGGTCAGTCTGTGAGCGAGTTCTTCCACAGTTCCTTCATAAGGAGTGAATTCTTTTAGCCAAGTCAAACTGAGAAGCATCTATTATATCCTTGCTAAACCTGCTACGCAAATTGTTTGAGAAAACGCAGGTCATTTTCGAAAAACATTCTGAGATCACCAATGCCATACTTAAGCATGGCCACCCTTTCTACGCCCAGACCAAAGGCAAATCCAGTATAGCGCTCAGGATCATAATCCACCTTGGCGAATACTTCCGGATCTATCATGCCACAACCAAGAATCTCAACCCATCCTGTTTCCTTGCATATCCTGCAGGTACTGCCGTCTTTTGCCTTTCCACTGCCATTGCACATAACACAACTGATATCCACTTCAGCACTCGGCTCTGTGAAAGGAAAGAAACTTGGTCTGAATCGGACCTTGACACCAGGATCAAAAATCTCATGAGCAAACGCAGTCAAAGTTCCACGCAGGTCAGCCATGTTAACATCAGTATCCACCAGAAAGCCTTCGATCTGGTGAAACATGGGTGTGTGCGTCAGATCCGAGTCTCTGCGATAAACCTTTCCAGGAGCTATGGCTGCTACAGGAGGTTTGCGTTTGAGCATGGTTCTGACCTGCAAAGGAGAAGTATGAGTTCGCAAAACAACATTTTCACTGATATACAAAGTGTCCTGCATATCTCTCGCAGGATGTCCGGGCGGAAGGTTCAGTGCTTCAAAGTTATAGAAGTCGGTTTCCACTTCAGGACCTGTGACAACGTCGAATCCAAGCCTGATAAAGATGGCGCAGATATCATTAATAACTTTAGTAACAGGATGCAAAGAACCGACATCAGGAGCTCGTCCTGGAAAGGTAGGATCAAAAGATGCCATACTCAATTGCTGTTTCTGTTCTTCAAGAAAACGAGTCTTTTCAGAGTACAGATCATTAAGTGCATCCTTGACTTCGTTGGCAAGACGCCCCAAAGCCGGTCGATCATCTTTGGATAGTTCGGGCAAACAGGACATAATGGATGCAAGCCTTCCTTTCCTGCCAAGAAAGTCTACTCGAGCATCTTCCAATTCCTGCAACGAAGAAGCCTGATCCAGAACTATTTTAAAATTCTGGATCAGGCTTTTAAGATTTTTGCTGAGATCAGCAGATGAATTCATTGTTTATGTCCCGGACTTGACCATTTCCGCAAGTCTGGCAAATGCTGCTTTTTCATTTACAGCCATATCAGCCAAAACCTTACGATTCAACTCAACTCCGGCCTTGCTCAGTCCATTCATAAAGCGACTGTAAGATAAACCATATTCTCTGGCAGCGGCATTGATACGCACAACCCAGAGTTTCCTGAATTCACGTTTTTTCTGCCTCCGGTCACGATAGGCATAACATAAACTCCGCTCCACTGCTTCACGAGCGGTGCGGTAGAGCTTGCTTCTTCCCCCGCGGTATCCCTTGGCTAACTTTAAATATTTTTTATGCCGCTTGTGGGCGGTTTTACCTCTTTTAACCCGCATTGAATCCTCCCCTTTTGGAGTGCAATTTTTAGTGATTTGGTAAATTACTGTAGACAGTCTGAAACAAAAAACAAAACAATGTCATTTGCTAATGGTTGTAAATTACCTGGTTTTTGCTGATAATAGCTAACTTACGGCTATATTGCGTACAATTACCGAGTTAGACTGTATAGACAATGTAATAATCAGTACAATAATGTCTAAAAAGAATTAGGCAAAAGCCTTTTAACTGATTTCATGTTGGCACTGTCAACAATGGCTGACTTGCCCAGTTTTCTTTTTCTTTTGGCACTTTTCTTGGTCAGTATATGACGCAGATTCTGTTTCCGTCTCTTGACCTTTCCACTGCCGGTAATGCTGAACCGTTTGGCAGCACTTCTGTTTGTTTTAATCTTGGGCATTATATCCTCCTGACATAAAATTTGTGCTTATAAACTTGATGTATCAACTCAAACCTGGAGTGCAGCCTGTGCGTCAGCTTTCCGAAGAAGTTACGGATTACATGCCAGGCTTTTAGTATAGCGCTGAACTAAATACCAAAAATGAGAATTGACATCATTTCTTAGGATTAATGGGAGCCAGCAACAAATGCATTGTTCGACCTTCAAAACGAGGTTCCTGCTCCACCTTTGCCACATCTGAAGTCATATCAACAATACGGGATAAAATTTCAGCTCCCCGGTCCTTATGGGCCAGTTCTCTGCCTCTGAAGGCAACAGTAACCTTGCATCTGTCCCCAGCCTCAATAAACCTTAATATGTGACGCACCTTGGTGTTGAGATCATTATCATCAGTTTTGGGTCTGACCTTGATCTCTTTAATCTGAACCTTGGTCTGCTTCTTTTTGGCTTCCTGTTTCTTTTTCTGCTGTTGAAACTGATATTTGCCAAAATCCATTATTCTGCAAACCGGAGGATCGGCATTGGGTGCCACTTCCACCAGGTCAAGCCCCATGGATTCAGCCTGACTTATGGCTTTTGCGCTGTCCATGACCCCAAGCTGCTCGCCATCCTCATTGATTACACGTACTTCTCTCGCCCTGATCTGCCTGTTGCGTCGGGCCTTAGTAGAGGTATCTATAACTCATTCCTCCCTTCTTGAACGGTTCATCCATTTCATCATATATTAATTCAATCACATCGGGCAATGACTTCAGACCAAGGTTTTTACCTCCCCTGACACGAACATTCAGCCCTGATGCGCTGATTTCTTTTTCTCCAGCTACCAGAATATAAGGAACCTTCTCAATTTGAGCCTCACGTACTTTGTACCCCAGCTTTTCGTTCCGAATGTCCATGTCGACCCTGATGCCTTGATCCTTGAGAGTTTTACAGCACTTTTCGACATATTCCTTCTGGACATCGGTAATATTCAAGATCCTGGCCTGAACCGGAGCAAGCCATACTGGAAATGCTCCTGCATAGTGCTCAATTAAGACTCCAAGAAATCGCTCAATGGCTCCAAGAATCACTCTATGCAGCATAACAGGCCTGTGCCGATTACCATCTTCTCCCGTGTAAGAAAGATCAAACCTCTCCGGCAGGGTAAAATCACATTGTACAGTTGCGCATTGCCATTTTCTACCCAGAGCGTCCTTTAGTTTTACATCGATTTTGGGTCCATAAAAAGCTCCGTCTCCGGGGTTAACGCTGTAGTCAAGACCGATGCTTTGCAAGGCATTAGTCAATGCAGTTGTAGCTCGATCCCAGTCAGCATCACTGCCAATAGATTTTTCCGGCCTGGTGCTGATCTCTACTTCGTAATCAAACTCAAATAGAGCCATAATATCCTGAACAAACTTGACAATGGATACAATCTCCCCTTGAAGCTGATCCGGTCTGCAAAGAATATGGGCGTCATCCTGAGTGAATTCTCGGACCCTTAATAAACCATGCAAAACACCGGATTTTTCGTGTCTGTGAACACGTCCCAGTTCAAAATATCGCAAAGGCAGATCCCTGTAACTTCGAAGCCTGGACTTGTAAATCAGCATGTGCGAAAGACAGTTCATAGGCTTTATTCCGTAGGAATGTTCTTCAATATCAGTAAAGTACATATTCTCACGGTAATTATCATAGTGCCCTGATTTTTCCCAGAGTTCCCTGCGTAAAATCTGTGGGCCCTGAACTATCTGGTATCCACGCCTGAGATGCTCTTTACGCTCAAAATCTTCAAGAATTGTTCTGACCAGCGCACCTTTCGGATGAAAAATTGGCATACCTGGCCCGGCTTCTTCTGAAAAACTAAATAAATCAAGTTGAGTGCCAAGTTTGCGATGATCCCGCTTTCTGGCTTCCTCCAATTGCGCAAGGTGTTTTTTCAAGTCCTTGGGTGTCGCAAAGGCTGTACCGTATATTCTTTGCAGCATGGGACGCTTTTCATCACCCCGCCAGTAGGCTCCTGCAACAGATGTAAGCTTGAAAGCCTTGAGATAGCCTGTATCTGGCAGGTGCGGTCCCCTGCATAGATCAACAAAATCACCATGTTTATAGATTGAGACTGTATCTTCATCAAGATCATCAATAATCTCGAGCTTATAAGTTTCATTCATACCAAGAAACATTTTTTTGGCTTCATCCTTAGAAACCACAATACGCTCAAATGGAAGATTCTGAGCTACACTTTCGGTCATTTTCGCTTCAATTTTTTCCAGGTCTTCAGGGGTGAAGGAGCGCTCAAAATCAAAGTCATAGTAATAGCCGTTTTCAATGTCCGGGCCGATTGTAACCTTAGCAGTCGGAAACAATGACTTGACTGCTTCGGCCATAATGTGAGCCGCACTGTGCCGTAAAACTTTCAGCCCTTCAGGACTTGAAAGAAACACCGGCTCCACAGAGTCGCATTCCTCATCCACAGCAGATTTAAGATCATACAGCCCTTCATTGCACTTACAGGCTACAACCTCCTTAAGCTTCTTGCCGGAAAGAGCTTGAGACAGAACTTCTCTGCAGGTTGCTCCAGAAACCACCTGGACTTCTTCATGAGTGCCTGCAACTTTGACCATTTTATTATCCATGAATAGATTATATTTTTATATAGTTAAAAGTTTTAAGCCAAAAGCTCAAAGCAAGGTTAAAGCAGTATAACAATCCAGCGTCACAAAAAAAACATTAGATGCTATATAATAGCTTCTCAATATTTTTTAGAAACTTTTAAAAACTATTGAGGGAATGACTGTTCCTGCGTAATAGTTTGTCTGATTGCTAAGCAGCCTGATGTAACCTGAACAGGGATAGATGTGCCGGATAACCCGGCATT
This window of the Desulfonatronovibrio magnus genome carries:
- a CDS encoding PD-(D/E)XK nuclease family protein — protein: MESTQNIKQIIKLELPKIMETDPEIHDFILRLTRKQYADRNQTDDRIERLFDELKRDREISQIRWEENQKELRELRLAQDKKWEENQKELRELRLAQDKKWEESQKKWEKSQKEFKELKLTQDKKWEENQKKWEENLKELREMVKSISKLSQRFDSSIGALGARWGLHSEASFRNGLKAILTESFSVRVERYEDYDMEGMVFGRPEQIELDVVIYNGDIIICEIKSSISKSEMHVFYRKKEYYEKKHDLKVNRTMVISPMIDPLALKVAERLGIETYSYADKVNL
- a CDS encoding MerR family transcriptional regulator encodes the protein MSREEGKYKIGQVAEMLGLEAYVLRFWETEFEQLRPNRTAKGQRYYTCEHIKLLKKIKKLLYKDKLTIDGARMRLEEQSRFADTLDEIKSSLLDIKKILS
- the pheT gene encoding phenylalanine--tRNA ligase subunit beta is translated as MLLSLTWLKEFTPYEGTVEELAHRLTMVGLEVEEIQKPFAYLSGLVVGHVVEKKAHPDADKLSLCQVDIGTGELLPIVCGAPNVASGQKVAVAPVGTVMPNEMLIKKAKIRGQVSKGMICSEIELELGSDSSGIMVLDEGLKPGTGLIQALNLEEYVLDIGITPNRSDCLSVLGLARETAAIFDLPLTIPWLNLQENHSLNCNSMVRVVIDDSYGCPLYQARIISECEVKPSPAAVRYRLMAVGVRPINNIVDVTNYILMELGQPLHSFDNDLMKGELVRVDRATDGMKFTTLDGQQRTLAKDDLLIWDAERPVALAGVMGGAETEIHKDSRNVLLECAVFDPLSIRKTARRLGLSSEASFRFERGVDHPGSRFAIDRAAELISSMSGGTVAGGVSQAEPRPFQSVSVNFRPSKVGSLLAIDVDADYCRKTLSGLGCVLSDGDNEFKVTAPSYRPDLEREVDLIEEVGRIYGLDRIPEHLPRIKKSLGQQPLDLSFDFIVRIKDWARGLGLNEVVNYSFVGRSDLDAIGGEETYRVDVFNPLSEDQNVLRTDLLPGLLQSLRHNLGHDNNRLKVFEVARAFFSHNQSETGVKEINRLAVLLYGARHSGQWPHIEDDFDYADIKGLLENLTKVFVRLPVNFIQEFNHSYLSPAVRFICNDVELGFLGRVKPDIARIYKARKDIWFADIDLDELQKIFLDQEISFVSLPRFPVVRRDMTIIAPMDIKHDQIMDVVLGSGANILEEATLTDVYYPENSAEKNMTYRMTYRHPDKTLKDKEVEKVHQKIAQDLTSKLPLRFA
- the pheS gene encoding phenylalanine--tRNA ligase subunit alpha, whose translation is MNSSADLSKNLKSLIQNFKIVLDQASSLQELEDARVDFLGRKGRLASIMSCLPELSKDDRPALGRLANEVKDALNDLYSEKTRFLEEQKQQLSMASFDPTFPGRAPDVGSLHPVTKVINDICAIFIRLGFDVVTGPEVETDFYNFEALNLPPGHPARDMQDTLYISENVVLRTHTSPLQVRTMLKRKPPVAAIAPGKVYRRDSDLTHTPMFHQIEGFLVDTDVNMADLRGTLTAFAHEIFDPGVKVRFRPSFFPFTEPSAEVDISCVMCNGSGKAKDGSTCRICKETGWVEILGCGMIDPEVFAKVDYDPERYTGFAFGLGVERVAMLKYGIGDLRMFFENDLRFLKQFA
- the rplT gene encoding 50S ribosomal protein L20, producing the protein MRVKRGKTAHKRHKKYLKLAKGYRGGRSKLYRTAREAVERSLCYAYRDRRQKKREFRKLWVVRINAAAREYGLSYSRFMNGLSKAGVELNRKVLADMAVNEKAAFARLAEMVKSGT
- the rpmI gene encoding 50S ribosomal protein L35 produces the protein MPKIKTNRSAAKRFSITGSGKVKRRKQNLRHILTKKSAKRKRKLGKSAIVDSANMKSVKRLLPNSF
- the infC gene encoding translation initiation factor IF-3, coding for MDTSTKARRNRQIRAREVRVINEDGEQLGVMDSAKAISQAESMGLDLVEVAPNADPPVCRIMDFGKYQFQQQKKKQEAKKKQTKVQIKEIKVRPKTDDNDLNTKVRHILRFIEAGDRCKVTVAFRGRELAHKDRGAEILSRIVDMTSDVAKVEQEPRFEGRTMHLLLAPINPKK
- the thrS gene encoding threonine--tRNA ligase; this encodes MVKVAGTHEEVQVVSGATCREVLSQALSGKKLKEVVACKCNEGLYDLKSAVDEECDSVEPVFLSSPEGLKVLRHSAAHIMAEAVKSLFPTAKVTIGPDIENGYYYDFDFERSFTPEDLEKIEAKMTESVAQNLPFERIVVSKDEAKKMFLGMNETYKLEIIDDLDEDTVSIYKHGDFVDLCRGPHLPDTGYLKAFKLTSVAGAYWRGDEKRPMLQRIYGTAFATPKDLKKHLAQLEEARKRDHRKLGTQLDLFSFSEEAGPGMPIFHPKGALVRTILEDFERKEHLRRGYQIVQGPQILRRELWEKSGHYDNYRENMYFTDIEEHSYGIKPMNCLSHMLIYKSRLRSYRDLPLRYFELGRVHRHEKSGVLHGLLRVREFTQDDAHILCRPDQLQGEIVSIVKFVQDIMALFEFDYEVEISTRPEKSIGSDADWDRATTALTNALQSIGLDYSVNPGDGAFYGPKIDVKLKDALGRKWQCATVQCDFTLPERFDLSYTGEDGNRHRPVMLHRVILGAIERFLGVLIEHYAGAFPVWLAPVQARILNITDVQKEYVEKCCKTLKDQGIRVDMDIRNEKLGYKVREAQIEKVPYILVAGEKEISASGLNVRVRGGKNLGLKSLPDVIELIYDEMDEPFKKGGMSYRYLY